A stretch of Mya arenaria isolate MELC-2E11 chromosome 14, ASM2691426v1 DNA encodes these proteins:
- the LOC128216411 gene encoding uncharacterized protein LOC128216411 → MVNRQIRLTLIWILVDWLIICVLGYLGNITYPKRCYDNSLHVFYTQTAFSLDECIRECQLRTRCFGTRYNNHYKHCSLLDPVDLDRLQDESPGCLFTNISQWEHQNLGSCAGHNCSMSEVCIPVNPTDHECMTSHCEMPPVVANARTLAGTQLLGSRNLYICNVGYSRVGDPVVKCQDDGQWTKPDFYCIKQCRRPKADHYNAYLIGADVVNNFAPGTTLYFRCKEGFHSAGTFTSNTCNDQFNWTHGDKILCCRDDKHYYQERCFLPFGQGTASSFQEIKSHCQSLGGWQGDVYKGYAEHIEAMGVTYDLLINVWQKKDFETWRNLTSNCLVPNFGSDLSQFSGMSYGDIVHYVNDNFDSLGAEDNQCWWANLWGPGLEPNGGDSEPCTFLLKSNGYQGLGDISCNFQNLNIGFVCHFPMDTVNELP, encoded by the exons atgGTCAATAGGCAAATCAGATTAACTTTAATATGGATCTTGGTGGATTGGCTTATTATATGCGTTTTAGGATATTTAGGCAATATAACATATCCCAAACGATGCTACGACAACAGTTTACACGTATTTTACACCCAAACTGCCTTCAGCCTGGATGAGTGCATTCGCGAGTGTCAATTACGGACCCGTTGTTTTGGGACCCGCTACAACAACCAttacaaacattgttcgttATTGGACCCTGTGGACCTTGATCGTCTGCAGGACGAGTCCCCGGGATGTTTGTTCACCAATATAAGTCAATGGGAGCACCAGAATCTTGGTTCCTGTGCCGGGCACAACTGCTCAATGTCCGAGGTCTGTATCCCGGTCAACCCCACTGACCACGAGTGTATGACGTCACATTGCGAGATGCCGCCAGTAGTTGCCAACGCCCGGACATTAGCAGGCACACAACTGCTTGGATCCCGAAACCTCTACATCTGCAACGTTGGATATTCCCGTGTGGGTGACCCTGTTGTCAAGTGCCAGGATGACGGGCAATGGACAAAACCAGACTTCTACTGTATTAAACAATGCCGTCGTCCAAAGGCAGATCATTACAATGCTTATCTCATCGGCGCAGACGTCGTGAATAATTTCGCGCCTGGGACGACACTTTATTTCCGATGTAAGGAAGGGTTCCATTCGGCCGGAACTTTCACCTCGAACACATGTAACGATCAGTTCAACTGGACGCACGGAGACAAAATTCTGTGTTGCCGTGATGACAAGCACTATTATCAGGAACGGTGTTTTTTGCCGTTCGGACAGGGAACAGCCAGCTCTTTTCAGG AAATTAAAAGCCACTGCCAGAGTCTGGGCGGCTGGCAGGGTGACGTTTACAAAGGCTATGCGGAACACATAGAAGCGATGGGAGTGACTTATGACTTGCTAATTAACGTCTGGCAGAAGAAGGACTTCGAGACGTGGAGAAACCTCACAAGCAACTGCCTTGTCCCTAATTTCGGGTCCGACCTGAGCCAGTTCTCTGGCATGTCTTACGGCGATATTGTTCATTACGTAAATGACAACTTTGACTCCTTAGGTGCGGAAGACAATCAATGTTGGTGGGCGAATCTTTGGGGGCCTGGCCTTGAACCTAACGGCGGGGATTCTGAGCCATGCACGTTTCTACTAAAATCTAACGGTTACCAGGGGTTGGGAGATATATCTTGCAATTTTCAGAATCTTAATATTGGCTTTGTTTGCCATTTTCCAATGGATACGGTTAATGAattaccttaa
- the LOC128217465 gene encoding uncharacterized protein LOC128217465 → MVIKRILYLICFLAVWLIICVCGALEKIIYQKRCYDNSLHVFYTQTAFTLDECISECQLRTRCFGTRYNNHYKHCSLLDPVDLDRLQDQSPGCLFTNISQWEHQNLGSCAGHNCSMSEVCVPVNPTDHECMTSYCEEPPVVANARTIVGKQLLGSRNRYICNVGFTRIGDPVVTCQDDGQWTETDVYCVKQCRRPKADYFNSYLIGTDIVNNFAPGTTLYFRCREGFQSAGTETSNTCDTNSRWTRGAIIQCCSDVNHYYQGRCFMPFGNSTVSSIQGKSLRVCIQNTSNLIPFVHVQQFWLDTSLASIKRKTCIPVYIHAYTIMSWYNYHFGDWRMRSHCQRLGGRQGNVYTSYGKQIEATGVAYDLLINAWQKQQFKWFYNLTSNCLVPNFGSDLGRFTNMAYDDIVHYVKDNFETLDTRRNGCYQARLWGPDQEPDGGDSEPCIFLRKSNGYKGYGDTSCNFQNLNVGFVCHFQMDGV, encoded by the exons atggttattaagcgaatattatatttgatttgtttccTTGCTGTATGGCTAATCATTTGCGTTTGTGGAgctttagaaaaaataatataccaGAAACGATGCTACGACAACAGTTTACACGTATTTTACACCCAAACTGCCTTCACCCTGGATGAGTGCATTAGCGAGTGTCAATTACGGACCCGTTGTTTTGGGACCCGCTACAACAACCATTACAAACACTGTTCGTTATTGGACCCTGTGGACCTTGATCGTCTACAGGACCAGTCCCCGGGGTGTTTGTTCACCAATATAAGTCAATGGGAGCACCAGAATCTTGGTTCCTGTGCCGGGCACAACTGCTCAATGTCCGAGGTCTGTGTTCCGGTCAACCCCACTGACCACGAGTGTATGACATCATATTGCGAGGAACCGCCAGTAGTTGCCAACGCCCGGACAATAGTAGGCAAACAACTGCTTGGATCTCGAAACCGTTACATTTGTAACGTGGGATTTACTCGAATAGGAGACCCTGTTGTCACGTGCCAGGATGACGGGCAATGGACAGAAACAGACGTCTACTGCGTTAAACAATGCCGTCGTCCAAAAGCGGATTATTTCAATTCCTATCTCATCGGCACAGACATCGTAAATAATTTCGCTCCGGGGACTACGCTCTACTTCCGATGTAGGGAGGGGTTCCAGTCGGCTGGAACTGAAACCTCGAACACTTGCGACACAAACTCCAGATGGACGAGAGGAGCCATAATTCAGTGTTGCAGTGATGTCAATCACTATTATCAGGGACGGTGTTTTATGCCATTTGGAAATAGTACCGTTAGCTCTATTCAAGGTAAGAGTTTGAGAGTTTGTATTCAGAATACTAGTAATTTAATTCCCTTTGTGCATGTGCAGCAATTTTGGCTTGATACTTCACTTGCGTCCATTAAACGCAAGACATGTATACCGGTATATATCCACGCCTATACAATTATGTCATGGTACAATTACCACTTTGGCGATTGGA GAATGCGAAGCCACTGTCAGAGACTTGGCGGACGGCAGGGCAACGTTTACACCAGTTACGGGAAACAAATAGAAGCGACGGGCGTGGCTTATGACCTACTTATCAACGCCTGGCAGAAGCAACAATTCAAATGGTTTTACAACCTCACCAGCAATTGTCTGGTCCCCAATTTCGGGTCCGACCTGGGTCGGTTCACAAACATGGCTTATGACGACATTGTTCACTACGTAAAAGACAACTTTGAGACCTTAGATACGAGGAGAAATGGGTGTTATCAGGCAAGACTTTGGGGGCCTGACCAGGAGCCGGACGGCGGAGATTCCGAGCCATGCATTTTTCTGCGAAAATCTAACGGTTACAAGGGCTATGGAGATACCTCTTGTAACTTTCAGAATTTAAATGTTGGCTTTGTATGCCACTTTCAAATGGATGGGGTTTGA